A region of Polyangiaceae bacterium DNA encodes the following proteins:
- a CDS encoding SDR family oxidoreductase, translated as MTRVNAKRVLVTGGTRGIGEIIASKLAQKGAHVVVWGRDPARLEATLRRLERAGGSAEGQLCDVADRVAVYDAARELKQRGGSIDVLVNNAGIVSGKPFLELTDEEIERTLQVNTLAHFWTAKAFLPDMVMANQGHLVTISSAAGLVGVAGLTDYCASKFAAFGFHEALRLELRKLHSRVKTTVVCPYYVDTGMFAGVRTRFSALLPILKPEDVAQAVVRAIEKNQARVLMPRIVYSIPLFRLVPVPVMDLAADALGLNASMDSFVGRGEGEPPEAERPKPRRPRRHVVAHAR; from the coding sequence ATGACCCGCGTCAACGCAAAGCGGGTTCTCGTGACCGGCGGGACCCGCGGTATCGGGGAGATCATCGCGAGCAAGCTCGCGCAGAAGGGGGCTCACGTCGTGGTCTGGGGCCGCGACCCTGCTCGCCTGGAGGCCACGCTTCGGCGCCTCGAGCGAGCGGGAGGCAGCGCCGAGGGCCAGCTCTGCGACGTCGCCGACCGGGTGGCGGTCTACGACGCTGCGCGGGAGCTCAAGCAGCGGGGCGGCTCCATCGACGTGCTGGTGAACAACGCCGGGATCGTCTCCGGCAAGCCGTTCCTGGAGCTCACCGACGAGGAGATCGAGCGCACGCTCCAGGTCAACACGCTGGCGCACTTCTGGACCGCGAAGGCCTTCTTGCCCGACATGGTGATGGCGAACCAGGGCCACCTGGTCACGATCTCGTCGGCAGCGGGCCTGGTCGGCGTGGCGGGCCTCACGGACTACTGCGCCAGCAAGTTCGCCGCCTTCGGCTTCCACGAGGCGTTGCGCCTCGAGCTCAGGAAGCTCCACTCCCGCGTCAAGACCACCGTCGTCTGCCCGTACTACGTCGACACGGGAATGTTCGCCGGCGTGCGCACGCGCTTCTCAGCGCTCTTGCCCATCCTGAAGCCGGAGGACGTGGCGCAGGCCGTCGTGCGCGCCATCGAGAAGAACCAGGCACGGGTGCTGATGCCGCGCATCGTCTACAGCATCCCGCTCTTCCGCCTGGTGCCGGTGCCGGTGATGGACCTGGCCGCCGACGCGCTGGGCCTGAACGCCTCCATGGACAGCTTCGTGGGCCGCGGCGAAGGCGAGCCACCCGAGGCCGAGCGCCCGAAGCCCAGACGCCCGCGCCGCCACGTCGTGGCCCATGCGCGCTGA
- a CDS encoding patatin-like phospholipase family protein: MRRPSDLLEPNNLRLVFGATDWARDLLSAVRADAGFVARAARALSPLALPEPAPPAGSVFGPLDPFDVPKLRGKRIAVVASGGSGATAALCGVRRAFEEAGLEAAALSACSGSMLFASLWAAGLDAEAMAKFWLELGTRDYLDPKWRDVLRAPLRRFRGFGGLLHGEALEQTYLRRFGAMKLGETRVPLSVVLWNVDTNELRYVGTKATPDLVLARAVRAAISIPIFVEPVRMGAHEFGDGGVVDIFPTRPLADEEPLDLVVGINSYMPPDFAGEDVSGWMDETWSILRASSQLRWSVYLELAREHARALGDRLVLLHPVPYAEVRGARFYDTFLDRREWPRYMRLGHAAAREALLRIGAA, encoded by the coding sequence ATGCGACGACCGAGCGACTTGCTCGAGCCCAACAACCTCCGCTTGGTGTTCGGGGCCACGGATTGGGCGCGCGATCTGCTGAGCGCCGTGCGCGCCGACGCCGGCTTCGTGGCCCGCGCGGCCCGGGCCCTGTCGCCGCTGGCGCTGCCCGAGCCAGCGCCGCCGGCGGGGAGCGTGTTCGGCCCCCTCGATCCGTTCGACGTCCCCAAGCTGCGAGGCAAGCGCATCGCCGTGGTCGCCTCCGGCGGCAGCGGCGCCACTGCCGCGCTCTGCGGCGTGCGGCGGGCCTTCGAAGAAGCGGGGCTCGAAGCGGCGGCGCTCTCGGCGTGCTCCGGCTCGATGTTGTTCGCCTCGCTCTGGGCCGCGGGGCTCGACGCCGAAGCGATGGCGAAGTTCTGGCTCGAGCTCGGCACCCGCGACTACCTCGATCCGAAATGGAGGGACGTGCTCCGCGCCCCGCTCCGGCGCTTCCGCGGCTTCGGCGGGCTGTTGCACGGGGAGGCGCTGGAGCAGACCTACCTCCGGCGCTTCGGCGCCATGAAGCTCGGGGAGACGCGTGTGCCGCTGTCCGTGGTGCTCTGGAACGTGGACACGAACGAGCTCAGGTACGTCGGCACGAAGGCGACGCCGGACCTCGTTCTGGCGCGCGCAGTGCGCGCGGCCATCTCCATCCCCATCTTCGTCGAGCCCGTGCGCATGGGCGCCCACGAGTTCGGCGACGGCGGCGTCGTGGACATCTTCCCGACCCGCCCCCTCGCCGACGAAGAGCCTCTGGACCTGGTGGTCGGCATCAACTCGTACATGCCGCCGGACTTCGCCGGCGAAGACGTCAGCGGCTGGATGGACGAGACCTGGTCGATCCTCCGGGCCAGCAGCCAGCTCCGCTGGTCGGTCTACCTGGAGCTGGCGCGCGAGCACGCGCGCGCCCTGGGCGACCGGCTGGTGCTCCTGCACCCGGTGCCCTACGCCGAGGTGCGCGGCGCGCGCTTCTACGACACCTTCCTCGATCGCCGGGAGTGGCCCCGCTACATGCGCCTGGGGCACGCAGCCGCGCGCGAAGCCCTGCTCCGCATCGGTGCTGCCTGA
- a CDS encoding PE-PGRS family protein, with amino-acid sequence MVEQCVYVSGANGNDTTGSGTRDNPMKTITAAIAKAKANPVPAVCLSGDTYNEAVTVESGISVYGGFDEYDANFKFRRSASATTIVQAQGTVFQAPKIDVDTHIEGMTIKAQTPSGNGASTYGVRLVDGNGKLYVRFNDIQAGPGTTGSLGADGVAPSSSTAPGGIVGSAGGEKCGSCGGGGPAPTCAEPGGKGGDGGGEGLYGVKGDDGANGGGTGGPGASPNGCLPALSDPGNPGGAGQKGANGSPGQAGQGGANLGSAVGGAYVPRAGLAGQNGTNGKGGGGGGGGGGGSGGGLCFGYWDKGGGGGSGGCGGLGGNGGKGGGGGGGSFGVFAASGANIIVTNNTITTAKGGNGGKGGDAGAWQSGGGPGGGGNNSDDSGSGGPGGSGGNGGAGAPGGGGGGGPSACLGYSSALVAHTFSQNSCTTGLPGSGGPGGSGGNPGSDGSAGPKVQVPTN; translated from the coding sequence ATGGTCGAGCAGTGCGTCTACGTATCGGGCGCCAACGGCAACGACACCACCGGCTCTGGCACTCGCGACAACCCGATGAAGACCATCACCGCGGCGATCGCCAAGGCCAAGGCCAACCCGGTGCCGGCGGTCTGCCTCTCCGGCGACACGTACAACGAGGCCGTGACCGTCGAGAGCGGCATCAGCGTGTACGGCGGCTTCGACGAATACGACGCGAACTTCAAGTTCCGCCGCTCGGCCTCCGCGACCACCATCGTGCAGGCCCAAGGCACCGTGTTCCAGGCGCCCAAGATCGACGTGGACACGCACATCGAGGGCATGACCATCAAGGCGCAGACGCCCTCCGGCAACGGCGCCAGCACCTACGGCGTGCGACTCGTGGACGGCAACGGCAAGCTGTACGTGCGCTTCAACGACATCCAGGCCGGTCCCGGCACCACGGGCTCGCTCGGCGCGGACGGCGTAGCGCCTTCGAGCTCCACGGCACCTGGCGGCATCGTCGGCTCCGCCGGTGGCGAGAAGTGCGGCAGCTGCGGCGGCGGTGGCCCGGCTCCGACCTGCGCCGAGCCCGGCGGCAAGGGCGGCGACGGCGGCGGCGAAGGCCTGTACGGCGTGAAGGGCGACGACGGCGCGAACGGAGGCGGCACGGGTGGGCCCGGCGCGTCGCCCAACGGCTGCCTTCCCGCGCTGTCCGATCCCGGGAACCCCGGTGGGGCGGGGCAGAAGGGCGCGAACGGCTCGCCGGGTCAGGCGGGCCAGGGCGGCGCGAACCTGGGCAGCGCCGTCGGCGGTGCCTACGTACCGCGCGCGGGCCTCGCCGGTCAGAACGGCACCAACGGCAAGGGCGGCGGCGGCGGCGGCGGCGGCGGCGGCGGCTCCGGCGGCGGGCTGTGCTTCGGCTATTGGGACAAGGGTGGCGGCGGTGGCTCCGGCGGCTGCGGCGGCCTGGGCGGCAACGGCGGCAAGGGCGGCGGCGGCGGCGGCGGTAGCTTCGGCGTGTTCGCGGCGTCCGGCGCCAACATCATCGTGACCAACAACACCATCACCACCGCCAAGGGCGGCAACGGCGGCAAGGGCGGCGACGCTGGTGCGTGGCAGAGCGGCGGCGGCCCCGGCGGCGGCGGCAACAACAGCGACGACAGCGGCTCCGGCGGTCCCGGCGGATCGGGTGGCAACGGCGGCGCCGGCGCGCCCGGTGGCGGCGGTGGCGGCGGCCCGAGCGCGTGCCTGGGCTACAGCAGCGCGCTGGTCGCGCACACGTTCAGTCAGAACTCCTGCACCACGGGTCTGCCGGGCTCCGGCGGCCCGGGCGGCAGCGGCGGCAACCCCGGTAGCGACGGCAGCGCCGGTCCCAAGGTGCAGGTCCCGACGAACTGA
- a CDS encoding B12-binding domain-containing radical SAM protein, translating into MALDVALVNPILSRDSEMSLGLLYVAEAAERAGHRVRVLDTAFTRSPAHLWPALERFAPDVVGFTVMSVTYPQTLRLAREVKRRFGAKVVMGGPHATLYPLEVASDEWVDAAVVGDGDLSFPRLLDQIEHRQSAALPGVAHRLSGELRFDPEVPRVADLDSLPFPDRSRYDTVDAYIAAMGHSYLFGRRVLTMITSRGCPWDCSYCQPVLDHIHGKKVRIRSTDNVVSELEWLKQRHGIDGIWFCDDTFTFDSRWVTELCRKMSDRRLGLGWSCNSRVDTVSPELLAVMAEAGCEQLRFGMESGSQILLDRTMNKRTTVSECEQAFAWAKQAGIKTWAYTMVGGLDETRDTVGETRRMLEKLAPEHIQITMLAPLPKTYFAEKIHEHKSLRVLPHGFDDLRLFDKCVVDTDLLTHHEVKRLQQELYVDHPGFDPARVTPPERRAWAHRHLDHVRALLGLREKHPEIDLPPRWRLAAEVLRAALGAIPALDPLRTRARRSLMRGLLELRYRPDGTPRFGATDTRETDPVHAAARHVPAPSASRACGAA; encoded by the coding sequence ATGGCGCTCGACGTCGCACTGGTGAACCCGATCCTGTCGCGGGACTCGGAGATGTCCCTCGGCCTCCTGTACGTGGCCGAGGCGGCCGAGCGCGCGGGGCACAGGGTGCGGGTGCTCGACACGGCCTTCACGCGCTCGCCAGCCCACCTCTGGCCGGCGCTGGAGCGCTTCGCCCCCGACGTCGTCGGCTTCACCGTGATGAGCGTCACCTACCCGCAGACCCTGCGGCTGGCCCGCGAAGTGAAGCGGCGCTTCGGCGCCAAGGTCGTGATGGGAGGACCGCACGCGACGCTCTACCCCTTGGAGGTCGCGAGCGACGAGTGGGTGGACGCGGCGGTGGTCGGAGACGGGGATCTCTCCTTCCCGCGCCTGCTCGACCAGATCGAGCACCGGCAGAGCGCCGCGTTGCCCGGGGTCGCTCACCGCCTGAGCGGCGAGCTCCGCTTCGATCCCGAGGTGCCCAGGGTCGCAGATCTCGACAGCCTGCCCTTCCCCGATCGCTCGCGCTACGACACCGTTGACGCCTACATCGCCGCGATGGGGCACTCCTACCTGTTCGGTCGCCGGGTGCTCACCATGATCACCTCCCGCGGCTGCCCCTGGGACTGCAGCTACTGCCAGCCGGTGCTCGACCACATCCACGGCAAGAAGGTGCGCATCCGCTCCACGGACAACGTCGTCTCGGAGCTCGAGTGGCTGAAGCAGCGCCACGGCATCGACGGCATCTGGTTCTGCGACGACACATTCACCTTCGACTCGCGCTGGGTGACCGAGCTGTGTCGGAAGATGAGCGACCGCCGCCTCGGCCTGGGCTGGTCGTGCAACAGTCGCGTGGACACGGTGAGCCCCGAGCTCTTGGCCGTGATGGCCGAGGCCGGCTGCGAGCAGCTGCGCTTCGGCATGGAATCGGGCTCGCAGATCCTGCTCGATCGAACCATGAACAAGCGCACCACCGTGTCCGAGTGCGAGCAGGCGTTCGCCTGGGCCAAGCAAGCGGGCATCAAGACCTGGGCCTACACCATGGTCGGGGGGCTGGACGAGACCCGCGACACGGTGGGCGAGACGCGCCGGATGCTGGAGAAGCTCGCGCCCGAGCACATCCAGATCACCATGCTGGCACCGCTGCCGAAGACCTACTTCGCGGAGAAGATCCACGAGCACAAGAGCCTGCGCGTCCTGCCTCACGGCTTCGACGACCTCCGGCTCTTCGACAAGTGCGTGGTGGACACGGACTTGCTCACGCACCACGAGGTGAAGCGCCTGCAACAGGAGCTCTACGTGGACCACCCGGGCTTCGACCCCGCGCGGGTGACGCCCCCCGAGCGCCGTGCCTGGGCGCACCGGCACCTCGACCACGTGCGGGCGCTGCTCGGGCTGCGCGAAAAGCATCCTGAGATCGATCTGCCGCCCCGCTGGCGCCTGGCCGCCGAGGTGCTGCGCGCGGCGCTCGGGGCCATCCCCGCCCTCGATCCGCTGCGCACGCGCGCGCGCCGCAGCCTGATGCGCGGGCTGCTCGAGCTCCGCTACCGCCCCGACGGGACGCCGCGCTTCGGCGCGACCGACACCCGAGAGACGGACCCGGTCCACGCGGCGGCGCGTCACGTTCCGGCACCAAGCGCATCGCGGGCGTGCGGCGCGGCGTGA
- a CDS encoding sigma-54-dependent Fis family transcriptional regulator, with translation MMLPERKQILVVDDEPNLRRVLSAQLARDGYDVHTADDGEQALALLAENHIDLVITDLRMPKMDGMELLRRAVALDGELPVVMITAHGTVDNAVEALKTGAFDYITKPFDQSEVRTIVKKALRTRDLSSTEVTASSEAHPPAGARYGIIGQSAGIQELYAVLERVADTPTTVLVSGESGTGKELVARALHENSSRRDKPFIKVNCAAIPRDLMESELFGYERGAFTGAVGSKPGRFELATGGTLFLDEIGNIPIEMQVKLLRALQEHEFERVGGIKTIRVDVRLVAATNSDLKKEIAAGAFREDLYYRLNVVSIRLPPLRERREDISALVGHFVEKFNARLKKSVKGLDAEAEQLLLAYPWPGNIRELENLVERAVLFCDRSHISVADLPPEVQRGEAPRASTPSEPPPALEASPTDGLKEQVKAAMSRLERELILKALDQTHNNVTHAARLLKISRKGLQLKMKELGLREKDESRDP, from the coding sequence ATGATGCTGCCCGAGCGCAAACAGATCCTGGTCGTGGACGACGAGCCCAACTTGAGACGCGTGCTCTCGGCGCAGCTCGCGCGGGACGGCTACGACGTGCACACCGCCGACGACGGCGAGCAGGCGCTGGCATTGCTCGCGGAGAACCACATCGACCTGGTGATCACCGATCTGCGCATGCCGAAGATGGACGGCATGGAGCTGTTGCGCCGTGCAGTCGCCCTCGACGGCGAGTTGCCCGTGGTGATGATCACGGCGCACGGCACCGTGGACAACGCGGTCGAGGCGCTGAAGACCGGGGCCTTCGACTACATCACCAAGCCCTTCGATCAGTCCGAGGTCCGGACCATCGTCAAGAAGGCGCTGCGCACCCGAGACCTGTCCTCCACCGAGGTCACGGCCAGCTCCGAGGCGCATCCGCCGGCCGGTGCCCGCTACGGCATCATCGGCCAGAGCGCCGGGATCCAGGAGCTGTATGCCGTGCTCGAGCGGGTGGCCGACACGCCGACGACGGTGCTCGTCTCCGGCGAGAGCGGGACGGGCAAGGAGCTGGTGGCGCGGGCGCTGCACGAGAACTCCTCGCGCCGCGACAAGCCCTTCATCAAGGTCAACTGCGCCGCCATTCCCCGCGACCTGATGGAGAGCGAGCTGTTCGGCTACGAGCGCGGCGCCTTCACCGGCGCGGTGGGTAGCAAGCCTGGCCGCTTCGAGCTGGCGACGGGCGGCACGCTGTTCCTGGACGAGATCGGCAACATTCCCATCGAGATGCAGGTCAAGCTCTTGCGCGCGCTGCAAGAGCACGAGTTCGAGCGCGTCGGCGGCATCAAGACCATCCGCGTGGACGTGCGCTTGGTCGCGGCCACCAACAGCGATCTGAAGAAGGAGATCGCCGCGGGGGCTTTCCGGGAGGACCTGTACTACCGCTTGAACGTGGTCTCGATCCGCTTGCCGCCGCTGCGCGAGCGCCGCGAGGACATTTCGGCCCTGGTGGGCCACTTCGTGGAGAAGTTCAACGCCCGGCTGAAGAAGAGCGTGAAGGGGCTCGACGCGGAGGCGGAGCAGCTCCTGCTCGCTTACCCCTGGCCTGGCAACATCCGCGAGCTCGAGAACCTGGTGGAGCGCGCGGTGCTGTTCTGTGATCGCAGTCACATCTCCGTGGCGGATCTGCCGCCGGAGGTGCAGCGCGGCGAGGCGCCGCGGGCGTCGACCCCTTCGGAGCCGCCGCCGGCGCTGGAGGCCTCGCCGACCGACGGGCTGAAGGAGCAAGTGAAGGCCGCGATGAGCCGGCTCGAGCGCGAGCTGATCTTGAAGGCGCTCGACCAGACTCACAACAACGTGACCCACGCCGCGCGCCTGCTCAAGATTTCGCGCAAAGGCCTGCAGCTCAAGATGAAGGAGCTCGGACTGCGCGAGAAGGACGAGAGCCGCGACCCATGA
- a CDS encoding formylglycine-generating enzyme family protein gives MSRAFAGSERVGLWLALGLSCLGCKGKGEGGPEPTSSAAPSGSLGPPPAPPPPKKGMVWVHGGALVAGTPPDAYPRLADEEMPGEQLILHGFYMDVFPFPNEEGAIPRTNVTHAEAAALCEEKDKRLCSELEWERACKGPSNFTYEYGNAHKPERCGTGSPSAMRPTGFLVGCKSEFGVRDMHGGVWEWTDSPWGRGSERALISLRGGNAPQGELVGRCANAIGRSAETRAANIGFRCCAGPKNESEVVLNVVRGDKLDPRISPDKELAAAALALLPEEAKKDIGDQKGFRFEREWIWRPIGNEELRVLSGCSGLAVKPACGILLLRSTLTAPKVLAWVSSGHWAPMLHMDTDPRDIWLFGGDELGQFRRQVGYVWGHVSVGPKERKVPRPKKKKK, from the coding sequence ATGAGCCGGGCGTTCGCTGGGAGCGAACGCGTGGGGCTCTGGCTGGCGCTCGGGCTGTCCTGCCTCGGGTGCAAAGGCAAGGGCGAGGGCGGCCCGGAGCCGACTTCGAGCGCCGCACCCAGCGGGTCGCTCGGGCCGCCGCCCGCGCCACCGCCGCCGAAGAAGGGCATGGTGTGGGTCCACGGCGGGGCGCTCGTCGCGGGCACGCCACCCGACGCCTACCCGCGCCTCGCGGACGAAGAGATGCCGGGCGAGCAGCTGATCTTGCACGGCTTCTACATGGACGTGTTCCCGTTCCCGAACGAGGAGGGCGCCATCCCGCGCACCAACGTCACCCACGCCGAGGCAGCGGCGCTGTGCGAGGAGAAGGACAAGCGCCTGTGCAGCGAGCTCGAGTGGGAACGCGCGTGCAAGGGGCCGAGCAACTTCACCTACGAGTACGGCAACGCGCACAAGCCCGAGCGCTGCGGGACCGGGAGCCCGTCGGCGATGCGCCCCACCGGCTTCCTGGTCGGCTGCAAGAGTGAGTTCGGCGTGCGCGACATGCACGGCGGAGTGTGGGAGTGGACGGACAGCCCTTGGGGCCGCGGCTCGGAGCGCGCGTTGATCTCGCTGCGCGGCGGCAACGCTCCGCAGGGCGAGCTGGTCGGGCGTTGCGCGAACGCCATCGGACGCTCGGCGGAGACCCGCGCGGCGAACATCGGCTTCCGCTGCTGCGCCGGCCCGAAGAACGAGTCCGAGGTGGTGCTCAACGTCGTGCGCGGTGACAAGCTCGACCCCCGAATCTCGCCCGACAAGGAGCTCGCGGCAGCGGCGCTCGCGCTCTTGCCCGAGGAGGCCAAGAAGGACATCGGCGACCAGAAGGGCTTTCGCTTCGAGCGCGAGTGGATCTGGCGGCCGATCGGCAACGAGGAGCTGCGGGTGCTGAGCGGCTGCTCGGGCCTGGCGGTGAAGCCGGCGTGCGGCATCCTGCTCTTGCGTTCGACGCTGACGGCGCCGAAGGTGCTCGCGTGGGTGTCGAGCGGGCACTGGGCGCCGATGCTGCACATGGACACCGATCCGCGGGACATTTGGCTGTTCGGCGGGGACGAGCTCGGGCAGTTCCGCCGCCAGGTGGGCTATGTGTGGGGGCACGTGAGCGTGGGGCCGAAGGAGCGCAAAGTGCCGCGCCCCAAGAAGAAGAAGAAGTAG
- a CDS encoding serine/threonine protein kinase: MTSPPDDRPTALDSPLGGVLPEAEGELSDDLVGVTLQNTYRLERVIGEGGMGRVYEAHHTRIAGKRFAVKVIRAEMAGSPEVRARFHREADAAASISHPNVVAVQDFGYAEDGRPYLVCEYLEGKNLGDVIKERGMLPLELAAHLARKVAQGVAAAHAQGVIHRDLKPDNVHLIGSPERPEVKVLDFGLSRFIEASGNSVTRTGIAMGTPSFMAPEQARGERVDQRADVYGVGAIIYNCLTGRPPFAEESVQQTMLAVMTGEPTRPRLVNPDIPEELELVVQRAMASDPAERYQTMEELEVALSHFDAPRGEEPNRPPRRQLLSRTGSLTEDSDVGSARPQVLLLAVLGLLAGLLGLITTVHGLPELLGRRALSASEFWLVLAVVVGTLLTPGVLTARWFWRRYWNNSVKMLELLPRLRGPVVGAIASYGLVVLLGRTADAVAQHAWGSGAFSYSGWAGFGPILSAIGVVAAASIVLRRRLLESATGSFGRVLAGPVLTTAAIVVSLGLLHLGQRARAKLPAPAPVPSAEVGKPPEPETKPAEKAPASAASAPVEAVQGGSIRGPRAPAEEVRAAAERGVDALLPLRERYPDDPAVLEPLVLALGGSTEGLPRAMGELDQLFRVAPERVADKTLGALVVKAALSPGEASTRALDVMGQRMGTLGADMLFDLMVTSVPLRQAARERLDDPKVKQQFTPALAIAFELRTAKTCEDRLPLLERAKQHGDARSVSVLIGLGSGAKRGCGPKKNKPCPPACVAEAARFKDAALNLQAKLNAKKR, encoded by the coding sequence ATGACGAGCCCTCCCGACGACCGGCCCACGGCCTTGGATTCGCCCCTCGGGGGCGTGCTCCCCGAGGCCGAGGGCGAGCTCTCCGACGACTTGGTCGGAGTGACGCTGCAGAATACCTACCGGCTGGAGCGCGTCATTGGCGAGGGAGGGATGGGCCGGGTGTACGAGGCGCACCACACGCGCATCGCGGGTAAGCGCTTCGCCGTGAAGGTGATCCGCGCCGAGATGGCGGGCAGCCCCGAGGTGCGCGCGCGCTTCCATCGCGAGGCCGACGCCGCGGCCAGCATCTCTCACCCGAACGTGGTGGCGGTTCAGGATTTCGGCTACGCCGAAGACGGTCGCCCCTACCTGGTCTGCGAGTACCTCGAGGGGAAGAACCTCGGGGACGTGATCAAGGAGCGGGGCATGCTGCCGCTCGAGCTCGCCGCGCACCTGGCGCGCAAGGTGGCCCAGGGCGTCGCGGCGGCGCACGCCCAAGGCGTCATTCACCGCGATCTGAAGCCCGACAACGTCCACCTGATCGGCTCGCCCGAGCGCCCGGAGGTGAAGGTGCTCGACTTCGGGCTGTCGCGCTTCATCGAGGCCTCCGGCAACAGCGTGACTCGCACTGGAATCGCCATGGGCACGCCCTCGTTCATGGCGCCGGAGCAGGCCCGCGGGGAGCGCGTCGATCAGCGCGCGGACGTCTACGGCGTGGGCGCCATTATCTACAACTGCCTGACTGGAAGGCCGCCTTTCGCCGAGGAGTCGGTGCAACAGACGATGCTGGCCGTGATGACCGGCGAGCCGACGCGACCACGGCTCGTCAATCCGGATATACCGGAGGAGCTCGAGCTGGTGGTCCAACGCGCCATGGCCAGCGACCCGGCAGAGCGCTACCAGACCATGGAGGAGCTCGAGGTCGCGCTCTCGCACTTCGACGCGCCGCGCGGCGAGGAGCCGAACCGCCCGCCGCGTCGCCAGCTCTTGTCGCGCACCGGCTCGCTCACCGAAGACTCGGACGTGGGCTCGGCGCGCCCTCAGGTCCTGCTCCTGGCGGTGCTCGGTCTGCTCGCGGGGTTGCTCGGCCTCATAACCACCGTGCACGGCCTGCCGGAGCTGCTGGGTCGTCGCGCGCTGTCCGCGTCCGAGTTCTGGCTGGTGCTCGCAGTGGTGGTCGGGACGCTGCTCACGCCGGGAGTGCTCACCGCGCGCTGGTTTTGGCGCCGCTACTGGAACAACAGCGTCAAGATGCTGGAGCTGCTGCCGCGGCTGCGCGGGCCCGTGGTCGGCGCGATCGCCTCTTACGGCCTCGTGGTGCTCCTGGGGCGAACCGCCGACGCCGTGGCTCAACACGCCTGGGGTAGCGGCGCGTTCAGTTACTCCGGGTGGGCAGGCTTCGGCCCGATCTTGAGCGCCATCGGCGTGGTCGCAGCGGCCAGCATCGTGCTGCGCCGCCGGCTCTTGGAGAGCGCGACCGGGAGCTTCGGCCGCGTGCTTGCCGGTCCGGTGCTCACGACCGCCGCCATCGTGGTCTCGCTGGGCCTCTTGCACCTGGGGCAGAGGGCGCGCGCGAAGCTCCCTGCCCCGGCTCCCGTCCCGAGCGCGGAGGTCGGCAAGCCGCCGGAGCCCGAGACAAAACCCGCCGAGAAAGCGCCGGCCTCGGCGGCTTCTGCGCCCGTGGAGGCGGTGCAGGGCGGCTCGATTCGGGGTCCCCGGGCGCCCGCGGAGGAGGTGCGGGCCGCGGCCGAGCGCGGCGTAGACGCCTTGCTCCCGCTCCGCGAACGCTACCCCGACGATCCCGCCGTCCTCGAGCCGCTCGTGCTCGCGTTGGGCGGCTCGACCGAGGGCCTGCCGCGCGCGATGGGCGAGCTCGATCAGCTGTTCCGCGTCGCGCCCGAGAGAGTAGCGGACAAGACGTTGGGCGCGTTGGTGGTGAAGGCAGCGCTCTCGCCAGGGGAGGCCTCGACGCGGGCGCTCGACGTGATGGGGCAGCGCATGGGCACGCTCGGCGCCGACATGCTCTTCGATCTGATGGTGACCAGCGTGCCGTTGCGCCAAGCGGCGCGCGAGCGCTTGGACGATCCGAAGGTCAAGCAGCAGTTCACTCCCGCGCTGGCCATCGCCTTCGAGCTCCGGACCGCGAAGACCTGCGAAGACCGCCTGCCGCTGCTCGAACGCGCCAAGCAACACGGCGACGCACGCTCGGTCTCCGTCCTGATTGGCCTCGGCTCCGGCGCCAAGCGCGGCTGCGGGCCGAAGAAGAACAAGCCCTGCCCGCCGGCCTGCGTCGCCGAGGCCGCGCGCTTCAAGGACGCAGCGCTCAACTTGCAGGCCAAGCTCAACGCAAAGAAGCGTTGA